The nucleotide sequence TTCATGATTTTTTTCGCTTGATCGATGTCTGTGATTTCTGCTTTGGTTGAAGGACTCATCACTACTTCAGCATTGTCAGATTTTAAACCTGCAGCAGTTAAAGCATCTTGAACTTCACCGAAGGCTTCAGGTGTGGTAATGACCAAGATATCATCTTCAGTGACTTCGATGTCTTCAGCACCTGCTTCTAATGCCACTTCCATGATTTGATCTTCCAAAGACACATCTTCAAAAGTGATCTCACCACGTTTCGTGAACAGGAATGCCACCGAACCATTGGTGCCTAAGTTACCATCAGTTTTAGAGAAGCAATGACGTACGTCAGGCACAGTACGGTTCAAGTTGTCAGTCATGGTTTCAACAATAACCGCAACACCACCTACACCATAACCTTCGTAGGTCACTTCTTTCAGGTCGTCGTTATCTTCGCCACCAGCACCACGTTGAATGGCACGGTTGATCACGTCACGTGTCATATTCACTGATAATGCTTTTTCAACCACAGCACGTAGACGAGGGTTGCTTGCAGTATCTGGACCACCAAGCTTTGCAGCAGTGGTTAATTCACGAATGTATTTGGTAAAAACTTTACCACGACTCGCATCTTGTTTTGCTTTGCGATGCTTAATATTGGCCCACTTGGAATGACCCGCCATGCGAACTATGCTCCTTGTAGATTGGCTGTATGCCTATCAGAATGCCGAAATTCTACCATAAGCGTTTTTTTAAAAAAAAGTGCCTGGATTTGAGATTTCAGGATAAAAACAAAAAAAGTGAAATATCGAGGAAAAATAGAAAGAGGATAGGGGGATTTATAATTCTATTTATACATTTATATGGACAGATGACTTGGACATAAACAGCAGAATCGCTGATTATGTCCGTGCTTTTATTTTTAAAAAGCTTATTCTGGAATAACGATATCCAGGCCAACCTTGTCTTTATATAGTTGCTTGATCAAAGCCAGGTCATGCGCAAGGTCTGTCGGATAGATCTTGCCAAGAATGCCACCTTGCTTAGTTTTGGAATTGGCGTATAACAACACGATTGGTACATTGGCAGCCTTGGCAATATGCCAGAAACCGGTACGGATTGGTTTGCGTGCTTCACCTTGTTTAGCCCGTGTTGCTTCGGGAGCAATCACCAGATTGAACTTTTCATTGTTCTGAAAATGTTCCACCATCTGGGTCACGATATCTTTACTGGCCTTGCGGTCAACCGGAATACCACCCACAGCGTTCAATAGCGGTTTAAACGGTCCTTTAAATAATTCTTTTTTAATCAAGGTATGAACCTTGAGGTCATAAATCTGGAACAGGGCAATTGACAGTACCGCATCCATCATTGAGGTATGTTCAAACCCAATAATGACCTGTTTATCTTCAAGCACATCGGGTTCGACATGATATTGCCAACCTGCAAGTTTAAATGCAGATTCGCCAAGGAATTTATTTAGCATAAGTACGGAGAAGTAAAAGCTGTATGTAGAGAACTGCATAATTTCATCTTGTTCGCCCATACAGTCAATAGGCTTTCCAATAAAATCAGCGAATAATGTAAAAATCTATGATTTATTCATCTTTTTAAGCTGCAAGATTAAGAGTTAATATATATAAATAAAACAATATTAAGATCTTAAAAATATCATTAGATACAAAAAAAGTCTTAAAATGATGAAAAAATGACTACCCAGAGCACACTTTAGTTATTAGACTTTTGTCGAAGAAGAAGACTGATACAGGTCTTTTCTATTTTCTTATTCTTTCTACTCTGAGATTGAAAAGTATGACGTACATGACAGCCTTCGTAGTCTCCCTATTGATTTTTGCGCTTATAATTGTATGGTCTTTGATCGAAATTAAGCAGGATTTACATAAAGACGAAGAAATGAAGTCTGAATTCTAGTCATTCTATCTTCTTGAGCTCAAGGCTATTCCTTTAACAGTGCTGCCTGAGCAATAAAGAATTTTAATACCTTATAGATATACTAAGACCTTAAATCTATCAGTTTTACCCTTAGTAGACCGGATTAAATTCAAGATGACAGGCTCATTTGTCTTAAATGATGCAGCATGTATCTCATTTTTCTATATGCCTCCTATACTGAAGTCTTAAGTAACTGAATTTTGACTAAGACAAGTCGCCCATGATTGCTGCCTAAATGTTCAAGCAGTTATAAAAGCACTTGTCTTTCCAAAAAATCTTAGCTAGTATTCATGACGCCTGAACTTATTGATAAATAAAGTTTTCAGCATATAGGGCCTATAGCTCAGTTGGTTAGAGCAGCGGACTCATAATCCGTTGGTCGACAGTTCAAGTCTGTCTGGGCCCACCATATAAAACAACCACTTAGGTGCATTAATCCTAGGTGGTTTTTTGTTTTTGGATATTATGAAATCTGAAGTAAGCAATTCACTTAGTTGATCGTCGCTCTTATCTCGAATGACTTAAAATGGGTTGCCTCCACTGATAATGAACTTTTCTAGTTTGCCTTTAAATAAAGATTCTTCGTTCCCAGCTTAATAAAAAAGCATCTCCCTCAGATATTACTTTTGTTATCTAGATTCCATAAACATCCTCTTTAATCAAAAAAAGCTCATATTTATGGAATAATTGTGATGTAGTTTAAAGAATATCTGCAAAAAAAGTGAAAAGTAGATGAAATGCATTTTACAACTGAAAAAATTATGCTAATTAATATGAGATGATTTTTTAGTCAAAAATCATGATGTTTCAGGACGGAATATCTTAAGAAGCGTATTAAAAAAAAATGATTAAACAGGAGTTTCAATGATGCTTCAGCTTTTAAGAAAATTGTTTTGTTTGCATATTTATGAATATGAGCAAATGCAAGAAATCGGGGAACACAGGGAGTGTCGTAAGTGCGGTACGAATAAGGACTAAAGTTTTTGCAAGAAAAGTGAGCAATGGCTCACTTTTTTTATGCTTGTTATGGGCTAATTTCCGTTAAAATTAAAGGGAAATTTCATCACGATGAACAGGCATATGAGTAAAGATTTTCATGCAGATACCTATATCGTAGACAGCAACCTGGCAGATACGCTGCACTGGCTCAGCCTGCATCAAGATAGTTATGACTCCTTTAGCTATGATGCAGTCACGCAAGCGCTGATGGTGCATCATGCCAATGGAGTAGATCAAATCCGAGTCGGAGATTATCTGAATGCCCGTTATGGCATTTTAATTACTGCACATAACTTTTCTGCGAGTTCATTAACTTAAACAGTGATTAGCTTGCCATTGCATCTGTAGCCAGACTGCGAACACTCGGTTTTGGCTGTTCTGCAACTAAACCTAATTTTGCAAAAAGTTGCTGATCCCGGCCTTGGGATGTATTAGGGGTCGTCAGCAGTTTTTCACCAGAAAAAATAGAATTGGCACCGGCCATAAACGCCAAAGCCTGATCCGAATCGCTTAAGGATTCGCGGCCGGCAGAAAGGCGAATATAACTTTTAGGCATTAGCAAGCGTGCCACGGCAATAGTACGAATCCATTCAATCACATCCAGTTTTTCTACATCTGCCATCGGTGTACCTTCAATCGGCACCAACATATTAATTGGCACAGATTCAGGATGAATTGCCAGAGTTGCAAGTTCATATAACAAACCAATTCGGTCATCACGACTTTCACCCAGACCCACAATACCGCCACTACAGACTTTCATACCAGCCTGACGTACATGATCCAGAGTATCCAGACGATCATCAAAGCTACGCGTGCTGATGATATGTGAATAGTATTCACGAGAAGTGTCCAGATTATGGTTGTAATAATCCAGTCCCGCATCTTTCAAGCGTTCAGCCTGAGATCCATTTAGCATCCCCAGTGTCATGCAGGTTTCCAGACCGAGTGCTTTAACTTCACGTACCATTTCCAGCACATAAGGCATATCGCGTTCATGCGGGTTGCGCCATGCAGCCCCCATACAAAAACGTGAACTGCCTGATGCCAGCGCCTGTTTGGCTTCCTGAATCACTTTATTGACTGCAATGCGTTTTTCAGCTTCCAGTTTGGAATCATAATGCGCTGATTGTGAGCAGTATTTACAGTCTTCAGGACATTTACCGGTTTTAATTGAGAGCAGGGTACTGACCTGAACGG is from Acinetobacter lwoffii and encodes:
- a CDS encoding YebC/PmpR family DNA-binding transcriptional regulator — its product is MAGHSKWANIKHRKAKQDASRGKVFTKYIRELTTAAKLGGPDTASNPRLRAVVEKALSVNMTRDVINRAIQRGAGGEDNDDLKEVTYEGYGVGGVAVIVETMTDNLNRTVPDVRHCFSKTDGNLGTNGSVAFLFTKRGEITFEDVSLEDQIMEVALEAGAEDIEVTEDDILVITTPEAFGEVQDALTAAGLKSDNAEVVMSPSTKAEITDIDQAKKIMKMIDMLEDLDDVQNVYTNVEFSDAVLAELDA
- a CDS encoding 1-acyl-sn-glycerol-3-phosphate acyltransferase codes for the protein MLNKFLGESAFKLAGWQYHVEPDVLEDKQVIIGFEHTSMMDAVLSIALFQIYDLKVHTLIKKELFKGPFKPLLNAVGGIPVDRKASKDIVTQMVEHFQNNEKFNLVIAPEATRAKQGEARKPIRTGFWHIAKAANVPIVLLYANSKTKQGGILGKIYPTDLAHDLALIKQLYKDKVGLDIVIPE
- the bioB gene encoding biotin synthase BioB, which translates into the protein MNSSDAVRNDWSREEIQALYQQPLMDLVFQAQQVHREHFTANTVQVSTLLSIKTGKCPEDCKYCSQSAHYDSKLEAEKRIAVNKVIQEAKQALASGSSRFCMGAAWRNPHERDMPYVLEMVREVKALGLETCMTLGMLNGSQAERLKDAGLDYYNHNLDTSREYYSHIISTRSFDDRLDTLDHVRQAGMKVCSGGIVGLGESRDDRIGLLYELATLAIHPESVPINMLVPIEGTPMADVEKLDVIEWIRTIAVARLLMPKSYIRLSAGRESLSDSDQALAFMAGANSIFSGEKLLTTPNTSQGRDQQLFAKLGLVAEQPKPSVRSLATDAMAS